A region of the Prosthecodimorpha staleyi genome:
ATCGGCAAGGCCGCGCTGATCATGCGCCAGGGACTGCCGGCACGGCTCCTGGAGCGCCATCGGACGGCGAGCGATTGCGAGGATCCGCAATCCCCCCTGCTGAAGCCGCTCGCCCCGGTGATCGGCCCTCTCTCGCGCACGGCGATGCTCTACGGCATCCCCTGCGCTTCATCGGGCGGCCAGGTCTCCTACAAGCTCTGGGTACTCGAATCCGGCGAGATCGGCGGCATGACCCCGCTCTTCTTCGCCCTCTACGACCCGGTCTTCGGCTGGCGCGGCACCGACCTGCTGCCGAACATCGCCTTCGAGCCCGGCGAGGCGCGGCTGACCGCCCGTTCGGCGGCGCGCTCGGATGCGGGGTGCGGCGGCCGCGGCGTCTGGCGCTGGAAGGATTACGGCTTCGCCATGGAGGAATACCGCTACGCGCCGGATTGCGGACGCAGCCGGAACCCGGCCGACTGGCCGAAGGTTTTCCCGCCGCGCTGAGCCGCCGGCGGTTCACCCGCGCCGAGCCGGCATGCCGATCCGGGCGAGGCCGAAGACATCGCGGGCCACGAAGGCGTGCAACGCCTCCGAGACGCCGGCATTGATCGTTTGGTGGAACTCCCGAAGGCCGCCGGACAACGGCTCCGGCACGAGGCTCGCGGGCAGCGGGGCTCCGGCGGCATAGACGGCGAGAATGAGCGCGGGCAGCTTGACCATGATCCCGGTCCCGGCACTGGGCCTGACGGGGACACCCTGCGCCCGGCGAATTGCCGGTCCGTTGCGGACGGTCGCTCGATTTGAAGCGGATTTTCCGACAAACCGACATGCGGCCATGCGCCGGACGGGACTTGCCAGGAGACCGACGACGGGTGACATCTTCCGCCCCGCCGGCAGCCATCCGGTGATGCGGGCCGCCCTCGCCGGCGGGCGTCCCGGGTCCCGGGTCGCACCGCCGGTCCCGGCCGCGCGACGCCCGGCGGTCGATCCCACGCCTTCACGCCCACAGGAAAGTCCCGATGCTCGTCCTGCGCTCCTCCATGCCCTCCCCGTTCGGCCGCAAGGTGAAGGTCGCCGCGGCTCTGCTCGGCCTCTCCGACCGGATCACGATCGAGATCGCCGACACCAATGATCCCTCCGATTCGCTGCGCCGGCAGAATCCGCTCGGCAAGATCCCGTGCCTCGTCCTGGAGGACGGGACCGCGCTCTATGACAGCCGCGTGATCCTCGAATATCTCGACACGCTGGCCGGCGGCGGCGGGATCATTCCGGTCGAGACGACGGCCCGCTTCGCGGCGTTGCGCCTGCAGGCGCTCGCCGACGGCCTGATGGATGCCGCCCTGCTGCAGGTCTACGAGATCCGGTTCCGCAGCGAGACCGAGCGCAGCCCCGCCTGGCTCACCTACCAGGCCGCCAAGGTCGAGCGGGTGCTGGCCGTGCTGGAGGAGGCGCCGCCGGCTGCCGACGGTGTCCTGACGGTCGGAGAGATCGCCGTCGCCTGCGCGCTCGGTTATCTGGACCTGCGCTTCGAGGGCCGGTGGCGCGCCGCGCATCCGAAGCTGGTTGCCTACCTGGACGCCTTCGCGGCGCGCAATCCGGCCTTCGAGGCGACCCGCGTCAAGCCCTGATCCCGATCCGCCGGCGACTGGCCCTACGCCGCCGAAACGGAAACGGACGGAGCGTCGCCGCCCCGTCCGTTTCGCGGCATCGGGCAGGACCCGGGCCGCCGCAAGATCGAAGCCGCCGGCGGTCCGATCAAGGATCGGCCGGCGGATCGCGATCGGTGATCAGAACTTGTAGGCCGCGCCGAGCCGCAGGATGTTGCTCGACTGGTCGCTTTCGACCTTCTGCTTGCCGAGCGTGTGCGAGCCGTCGGGCGTGCCGAGATACATGTATTCGAGCTTGGCGCTGACCCGGTCGGTGATCTTGCCTTCGACGCCGGCGCCGAGGGCCATGCCGACCTCGGTCGACGAGGACGAATTGCCGTTGCCGCGCACGCCGTTGTCGACGAAGGCGATGCCGCCGGTCGCATAGGGCATGATCCGGTCGAAGGCCACGCCGACGCGACCGCGCACCGTGCCGTTCCAGTCGGATCCGGCGCGATAGGCCTTGCCGCCATTGACGGACGTGCCGTTCTCGCCGGAATAGTTGATGTCGGCTTCGGCGCCGACCACGAAGTTGGCGCCGACATTGGCATTGACGCCGCCATAGAGGCCGACATTGCCGCCGCTGGTATCGGCCGAGCGCGTCGAGACGCCCTTGACCTTGTTGCGGGCGGAACCCCAGGCCATGCCGCCCTGGGCACCCAGATAGGCGCCATTCCAGTTCGACGGGGACGACGGCAGGTAGGCACTGCCGCCATAGGGCTGGACCGGCGGGGGCGCCGAACCGCCATAGATGTCGGCCGCTTCGGCCGCGGTCGCGGACAGGACGGCAACAGCCGCCATCAGAGCGACGAACGAGACGCGAGACATGACAACGTTCCTTGACTGCTCTCTCCCCGGGAAGCCGGGAAGCACCATCGAGGTATGGACTCGTTCAGGTTAATGGTCGGTGAAACGACTGCCCCTCATGGTCCTTGCCGGGACGACGGCGGCCTTGAATTCGCGCCGGTTTCGTGGAACGAACCTCGTTGTCGGCCGGGGACGGCCCGGTTCGCGGCGCCGTGCCGCGCGCTGCGGCCGCATTCTGCCGGTGTTACGAGCGGGGCGGCTGCGTTCCGTCCGTCTCGCGAAAGCGGACCGCCACTCTCATGATCGCATGGTCGGACCTCGACATCCGCGGGACGCGACTGTCGGGATTCGATCCCCAGCCAAGGTCACGGATTTGACGATCGATCGCTCCAGGGCCCCGGCCCTGCCCGGCCGCCGGAGCCTCCTCGCCGGCCTTGCCGCCGCCGCCGTACTGCCCGTCCTGGGCCGCGGGGCCGGCGCCCAGTCGGAAGGGCTCGCGGAGCGCACTGTCGACTATGCGGTCGCGGGCGGACGCTGCACGGGCCTCCTCGTGCACCAGGCTGCCCTTGCGAAGATGCCGGCGATCGTCGTCATCCCGGAGACGAGCGGCGCGGTCAGTTGCACGCGCCTGGCCCGCCGGCTGGCACGCCAGGGCTACATGGTCTTCGTTCCGAGCTTCGTGACCCTCTATGGGTCGCCGGACGACAAGGCCGCGCGCACCAAGCTGAACAATCTGACGCCCGCCAACGTCACGGCGCTGATTCGCTCGTCGGTCGACTTTCTGGCCGCCCAGCCGCAGAGTTCCGGCACGGTCGCACTCGTCGCGCTCGGCTGGGGCGCCGCCGGCTGCGCCGCGATCGCCGCCGATCCGGGCCCCGTGAAGGCCTTGGTGCTGTTTTACATGGCGCCGCCGACGGGCGAGCAGATCCCGGCCATCAAGGTTCCGCTGCAATTGCACTATGCCGCGCTCGACGAACGCACCATGGCTCTGGTCGAACCGGCCGAACGCAAGCTGATGGGCCATTCGAAGGTGTACGAACAGTATGTCTATGAGGGCCAGACCGCCTCGTTTATGAACGAGCAGACCGACCGCAAGGTCGACGACGCCGTCGTCGCCCTCGCCTTCGATCGGATGGAGTTCTTCCTCGCCCGCTACGTCAAGCCGCGCTGACCGCGCGGCGGCCCGAACCCCCGAGTCCGATTTCCATGCTGGTCTATATCGTCAGGGACAACCGTCCGGGCCATTTCCGCCAATGCGAGGGCGTCGCCAGCGCCCTGGCGCGGATCGCCCCGCTGGAAGTGCGCAACGTATTCCCGAACTTCCATTGGTTCTCGCGCCGGATCATTCCGACGATCGCCTACCGCCTGCACCTGCCGGCCAGTCTCGTGCTCGGCCTGCTCTACGACTTCGAAGTCGAAACGCTCGACCCGCCCGACATCGTGATCGCCTCCGGTCACCGCAACGTCGTTCCGGGGCTGCTGATCGCGCGCCTGTTCGGTGCCCGCTTCGTCTATGCCGGCATCCACGACCGCCGCTATCTCGACGAGATGGACATGGTCGTCACGCCCTGCCCGCGCGATGCCTACGAGCCGCGCCACGTCTATGCGCCGGTGCTCAATCCGGTCAGCCGGAAGGATTTCCCGCTGCCGCGGCGCCTGACCGGACCGGAGGACCTGCGCGGCGCGCGCCTCGGCCTGATGCTCGGCGGCGAGACCCGCACGCACCGCTTCACGACCCGGGACTGGCGCCAGTTGGCACGCCTGATCGCCGAGACGCGGCGCGATCTCGGCATAGAATGGTGGGCGACAACCTCCCGCCGGACCCCGCGGGCCGCCCGCAAGTTCCTGAAATCGCTGGTCAAAAGCGGGGATCTGCACAAGTTCATCGAGTATGATCCGGCCATGCCGGGTTCGCCCAACGAGGTGTTGGGGCTCGACGGCACGCTGGTCACCGAGGATTCCATGGCCATGCTGTCGGAAGCGCTGACCGCCGGCCGGCCAGTGATCGCCCTGAAGCCGAGCATGGTCTGGCCGTCGCGCCAGGACGAAGCCGTGACCGCGATGGCGGCGATGGCCGGCACGCCGGTGATTCCGATCTCGGAACTGACCGTGGAGCGGATGGCGGCGGCGCTGACCGGCGGCG
Encoded here:
- a CDS encoding glutathione S-transferase family protein; the protein is MLVLRSSMPSPFGRKVKVAAALLGLSDRITIEIADTNDPSDSLRRQNPLGKIPCLVLEDGTALYDSRVILEYLDTLAGGGGIIPVETTARFAALRLQALADGLMDAALLQVYEIRFRSETERSPAWLTYQAAKVERVLAVLEEAPPAADGVLTVGEIAVACALGYLDLRFEGRWRAAHPKLVAYLDAFAARNPAFEATRVKP
- a CDS encoding outer membrane protein, with translation MSRVSFVALMAAVAVLSATAAEAADIYGGSAPPPVQPYGGSAYLPSSPSNWNGAYLGAQGGMAWGSARNKVKGVSTRSADTSGGNVGLYGGVNANVGANFVVGAEADINYSGENGTSVNGGKAYRAGSDWNGTVRGRVGVAFDRIMPYATGGIAFVDNGVRGNGNSSSSTEVGMALGAGVEGKITDRVSAKLEYMYLGTPDGSHTLGKQKVESDQSSNILRLGAAYKF
- a CDS encoding dienelactone hydrolase family protein, with translation MTIDRSRAPALPGRRSLLAGLAAAAVLPVLGRGAGAQSEGLAERTVDYAVAGGRCTGLLVHQAALAKMPAIVVIPETSGAVSCTRLARRLARQGYMVFVPSFVTLYGSPDDKAARTKLNNLTPANVTALIRSSVDFLAAQPQSSGTVALVALGWGAAGCAAIAADPGPVKALVLFYMAPPTGEQIPAIKVPLQLHYAALDERTMALVEPAERKLMGHSKVYEQYVYEGQTASFMNEQTDRKVDDAVVALAFDRMEFFLARYVKPR
- a CDS encoding mitochondrial fission ELM1 family protein, yielding MLVYIVRDNRPGHFRQCEGVASALARIAPLEVRNVFPNFHWFSRRIIPTIAYRLHLPASLVLGLLYDFEVETLDPPDIVIASGHRNVVPGLLIARLFGARFVYAGIHDRRYLDEMDMVVTPCPRDAYEPRHVYAPVLNPVSRKDFPLPRRLTGPEDLRGARLGLMLGGETRTHRFTTRDWRQLARLIAETRRDLGIEWWATTSRRTPRAARKFLKSLVKSGDLHKFIEYDPAMPGSPNEVLGLDGTLVTEDSMAMLSEALTAGRPVIALKPSMVWPSRQDEAVTAMAAMAGTPVIPISELTVERMAAALTGGEPVPFEPIEVLQANLLAAPHLLAALGLVPPHPPAPALATKES